One genomic window of Vidua macroura isolate BioBank_ID:100142 chromosome 16, ASM2450914v1, whole genome shotgun sequence includes the following:
- the ITPRIPL2 gene encoding inositol 1,4,5-trisphosphate receptor-interacting protein-like 2 has product MTGGQERTICLPLGFHILGHCMIRPSGRAGNEGDSPAAGQARNTYLRKNVRRGACDTTPPSPQVGAQKLAASYQNALQDAVAVRGHGTRLSLLFRGRRGQGCGGSASPGGKAGKRQIGKAADRESGRSRHRETATARAAPLPAPGRPPSDNAPGPRAAARGISSELSRRLTRGRVPRKRKPALRGSAAGEGAGGPEDAAAEAAGPGVPLLKGSALLLLGCLLARCCGALRVSPHVLGHSKAHVGRVVAELVRAAKAQGLQPGPLALSLRGDFVRIGSAYEQHKVRSPDCFDILVPLRLPPHLEPQPRCADGLGPCGAFVCGLRARDGWTRRCRPFAEGFCVELQGRSHLSSGLVLRWFQGHLQRCLGAVRYRLQERCRVSLSACPGQPPTLHILPCSDYVCCHISMAVRLVPAIPLGDALYLTALPPEGPHGSLAPEALWGLNASRQEQRLLGWLKEQAPAASCHLKCLQILKGLRDLRRHGLEEPFCSQWGRALSSYILKTALFSLLLQGPLEAWDEQFLVERLEDLVLYLRDCLRKQVLMDFFLGNTSIPEAVALPRFLKEAAPVNLLSAFDGPTLDLVAFQLISTWVQAPHVIRMYSSPRYWRPVPAPCRHMAEAKREPPGE; this is encoded by the exons ACcctcaggcagagctgggaacgAGGGGGACTCGCCTGCAGCGGGCCAGGCCCGTAACACTTATTTGAGGAAAAACGTGCGACGTGGAGCTTGTGACACGACACCGCCGTCCCCTCAAGTGGGGGCACAGAAACTCGCAGCTTCGTACCAAAACGCGCTGCAGGACGCTGTTGCAGTGAGGGGGCACGGAACCCGACTCTCGCTCCTCTTTCGGGGCCGGCGCGGGCAGGGCTGCGGGGGCTCTGCCTCCCCGGGCGGGAAGGCGGGAAAGCGGCAGATCGGGAAAGCGGCAGATCGGGAAAGCGGCAGATCGCGACATCGGGAAACCGCGACCGCGCGGGCggcgccgctccccgccccgggccggccccCGTCGGACAACGCCCCCGGCCCTCGGGCCGCCGCCCGCGGCATTTCCTCTGAGCTCAGCCGGCGGCTGACGCGGGGCCGCGTCCCTCGGAAGAGGAAGCCG GCGCTGCGCGGCAGCGCGGCCGGCGAGGGCGCGGGGGGCCCGGAGGACgcggcggcggaggcggcggggcccggggtGCCGCTGCTGAAGGGCtcggcgctgctgctgctcggcTGCCTGCTCGCCCGCTGctgcggcgcg CTGCGGGTGTCGCCGCACGTGCTGGGGCACAGCAAGGCGCACGTGGGGCGGGTGGTGGCCGAGCTGGTGCGCGCCGCCAAGGcgcaggggctgcagcctggcccGCTGGCTCTCAGCCTGCGCGGGGACTTCGTGCGCATCGGCAGCGCCTACGAGCAGCACAAGGTGCGCAGCCCCGACTGCTTCGACATCCTGGTGCCCCTGCGGCTGCCGCCGCACCTGGAGCCCCAGCCGCGCTGTGCTGACGGGCTGGGGCCATGCGGCGCCTTCGTCTGCGGCCTGCGGGCGAGGGACGGCTGGACACGACGCTGCCGGCCCTTTGCCGAGGGTTTCTGCGTGGAGCTGCAGGGCCGCAGCCACCTCTCCTCGGGGCTGGTGCTGCGCTGGTTCCAGGGCCATCTGCAGCGGTGCCTGGGAGCCGTGCGGTATCGGCTGCAGGAGCGGTGCCGCGTCAGCCTCTCGGCGTGCCCCGGGCAGCCGCCCACGCTGcacatcctgccctgctccgACTACGTCTGCTGCCACATCTCCATGGCCGTGCGCCTCGTCCCAGCCATCCCTCTCGGCGACGCGCTCTACCTCACAGCCCTGCCGCCCGAGGGCCCCCACGGCTCCCTGGCCCCCGAGGCGCTCTGGGGCCTCAACGCCTCGCGGCAGGAGCAGcggctgctgggctggctgaaGGAGCAGGCCCCGGCCGCCTCCTGCCACCTCAAGTGCCTGCAGATCCTCAAGGGCCTGCGGGACCTCCGCAGGCACGGCCTGGAGGAGCCCTTCTGCTCCCAGTGGGGCCGAGCGCTCTCCTCCTACATACTGAAGACGGCcctcttctccctgctgctgcaggggcccTTGGAGGCCTGGGATGAGCAGTTCCTGGTGGAGCGGCTGGAGGACCTGGTGCTGTACCTCAGGGACTGCCTGCGCAAGCAGGTGCTGATGGATTTCTTCCTGGGCAACACCAGCATCCCCGAGGCCGTGGCGCTGCCCCGGTTCCTCAAGGAAGCGGCCCCCGTGAACTTGCTGTCTGCCTTCGACGGGCCCACGCTGGACCTCGTAGCCTTCCAGCTGATCAGCACGTGGGTCCAGGCGCCGCACGTCATCAGGATGTACAGCAGTCCCCGGTACTGGCGCCCAGTGCCCGCCCCGTGCCGCCACATGGCTGAGGCCAAGCGGGAGCCGCCGGGAGAGTGA